Genomic segment of Dongia rigui:
GAGTCGACAAGGTTTCCGACAAGGTGCCGGACAAGCCCAAGAAGCAGAAGGTCGAGCAGCCCAAGAAGGATGCGAAGCCCGCGCCTGTCAAAGAAAACCCAAAACCTGCTGCGGCACCTCCGCCGCCACAGGTCGAGGAACAGGCGGTCGTCATTCCGGACCAGACCAAGACCGAGCCGGACAAGAAGGTCGAAAAGAAGCCGGACCAAAAACCCAAGAACCAGAATAAGAATAAGCCGGACGATACCAACAAGAAGAAGCAGAAGCAGCAGGACGAGGACTTTGCCAAAGTTCTCGCTGGAATTGCTCCGGACCAAGCTGCGGATGCTCCGCCAGAAGAGCCGACGCAAAAGGCGGCGGCTGCCCCGACCGAGGAAACGGAAGGCCAACGCACGGCGCTTGAAGGCGATGTGGCCGTGAGTGCTACGGATGCCGAGAGCATTAGCCAGCAAATCGGCCGCAACTGGCGGGTCGATGTGGGGGCACTCCCCGACCCGTCGCAGTACATGGCTTTTCTGCGGGTGACGTTCGACAGTGCCGGGAATGTGCTGACTGTGGAGTTCCTGGAGCAGAACAGGATGGGTGATTCCCGCTATCGCATGGTTGCAGAATCCTGCCGCCGGGCGTTCTTCATCACCAAGCAGATCAAGGCGCCGTCTGGCAAGCCGCTGCCGCCCTCCATTCGATTCGGTTGCGATCCGCAATACGCCAATGGTGCTTAAACTGTTCAGTGATGAACCAATGGTCTCGTCGCGCGTTTGTAAGATGTCAAATGTAGTGAATTAGAGTAGAAGTTAAGAATTAGCGATCAACAGTGGCGCTGTCATTTTGGGCAGGCGCTGGCAGAGATACGAAGACAAGAGGCATAAGCGATGATGCAGAGTTTGAAGTATTTTGTCCGCGCCGCAGCGGTTAGCTTGGCGCTGGTCGCGGTTCCCTTGGCAGCGTCAGCCGAGCCGACGATCATCATTAAGCCAGGCGCTAAGCCCGAGCCGATGCCGATCGCCATCCCGGATTTCTTCGGTGGTACCGCAAACGACGGCCAAATGGCGCGCGATCTTGCCGCCGTGATTTCGGCCGACCTTGAGCGCTCGGGCCTTTTTGCGCCGATCGACAAGAAGGCCTTCATCCAGGATAGCGCATCGCTTCAGCAAGGAACGCCGCGTTTCCAGGATTGGAAGCTGATTAATGCTCAGGCGCTCATTTCCGGGAATGTGACGTCGCAGGCAAATGGCCAGGTCAGCGTGCAGTTCCGCCTCTGGGACGTCTATGGCGAACAGCAGATGACTGGCTTCCAGTATAATGCCGCCAACAATAACTGGCGCCGTGTGGCCCATAAAATTGCTGACGAGGTATATAAACGGGTCACGGGCGAGGAGGGTTACTTCGATACCCGCATCGTCTACATCTCGGAGACTGGGCCCAAGCAGAAGCGTATCAAGCGCCTTGCCATCATGGATCAGGACGGCGAGAACCATAAGAACCTCACCGATGGCGGCACGCTGGTGCTCACGCCGCGCTTCTCGCCGGCGGCACAGGACATCACCTACATGTCCTATTATGGCAACAAGCCGCGCGTTTACCTGTTCAACATCGACAGCGGCCAGCAGGAAGTTCTGGGCGATTTCCCGGGCATGACGTTCGCGCCGCGCTTCTCGCCGGATGGTTCCAAAGTCATCATGAGCATGGCGCAGAACGGCAACACGGATGTTTATGTGATGGATATCCGGACGCGTCGCCAGCAGCGCCTGACCAACACGCCGGGTATCGATACCGGTGCCAGCTATGCGCCGGACGGAAAGCAGATCACTTTTGAAAGCGATCGCGGCGGCAGCCAGCAGATCTATGTCATGGGTGCGGATGGCGGCGGGGCGCGCCGCATCAGCAAGGGGCCGGGGCGTTATGGCACCCCGGTTTGGTCGCCCCGCGGTGATCTCATCGCCTTCACCCGCCAGTACCAGGGCAGCTTCTATATTGGTGTGATGCGCCCGGACGGATCGGGTGAACGGATGCTGTCGCAAGGCTGGCTGATCGAAGGCCCGACCTGGGCGCCCAACGGTCGTGTTCTGGCCTATTTCAAACAGGAGCCGTCGGGGAAAACCCAACTGCATTCTATCGATCTGACCGGGTTCAATGAGCGCGTTATGAAAACGCCACTGGACGGGTCAGATCCGGCATGGTCGCCCTTGCTGCAGGACTAACTATCGCGATGCTGCTGGGGGAGCGGCGCATAGTGGTCGGGCAAACTGGTAGGAGCGCTGCAGTAGCGCTCCTACTTGTCTTGGCGTTCCCCTTGTTCGCCAAAGCGGATGGGCTTGAGACGCAGTCCATCGCTATCCCAGACTTTCACGGCGAGTCATCGCGGGAACAGTCGCTAGCCGAGGATGTCACAAACATCATCCGCAATGATCTGGCAGGCAGCGGGATTTTCACGCAGCCGGATCGATCTGTTTTCCCGCAAGACCCCGAGGAATTGCAGGAGATGCCGCGTCTGGCGAACTGGCGGAAGATTGGCGCAAAGACGCTGGTCACCGGCAATGTGGACGCGCTCGGGGACGGCGTTGTCGTCCTGCAGTTCCGATTGTGGGGGTTGGATCCCGAGGTCCAGATAGCCGGTTTCGAGTACCGGGCCTATGCCACCAACATGCGACGTGTCGCCCATAAGATTGCCGACGAGATCTACGAGCGGCTGACTGGCGAAAGTGGCTATTTCGATACGCGCATTGCCTACGTCGCGGAATCTGGACCGAAGAGCAAGCGCATCAAGAAGATCGCTATCATGGATCAGGACGGCGCCAATGCTGTCGACCTAACGGACGGCAGTGACCTGGTTCTCACGCCGCGCTTTTCACCGTCAGGGCAGGATCTGCTCTACATGTCCTATTACGGGGACAAGCCAAGGGTCTACCTCTTCAACATTGCCACCGGTGAACAGGAGTGGCTGCGCGAATTTCGCAGCATGACCTTCGCGCCGCGCTTTTCGCCTGATGGGGACCGCATCATTCTCAGCATGGCGGAATCCGGCAACTCGGACATCTACGTCATCGATATCCGCACGCACCGCGTCAAGCGCCTGACCGAGACGGCCGGGATCGATACGGCACCGAGCTATTCCCCAGATGGTAGCCAGATTGCCTTCGAAAGCGACCGAGACGGCAGTCAGCAGATCTATGCGATGTGGTCTGACGGATCAGAGCCAGTACGTATCAGCAAAGGTCCGGGCCGCTACGGGACCCCCGTCTGGTCGCCAAATGGCGACCTCATCGCCTTCACCCGCCAGTACCAGGGCAGCTTCTATATTGGTGTGATGCGGCCGGACGGGTCGGGGGAGCGGATGCTGTCCCAGGGCTGGCTGATCGAAGGCCCGAGCTGGGCCCCCAATGGCCGCGTTTTGGTCTATTTCAAGCAGGAGCCGTCGGGCAAAACTGAACTGCATTCTATCGATCTGACCGGCAACAATGAGCGTGTCATGAAAACGCCACTGGACGGGTCGGATCCGGCATGGTCGCCCTTGCTTGGGAATCAATAATGATCTATGTTCCGCCCCGATTCTAGGATCAACTAGACCCTGGAATACCTTGATTCAGCGCGGAATTTAATGCGCGGGCAGATCGGCGATCCACAATCGGGGGGTGGTCGGGGGATTTGCTCGGGCGAAGAACGGACAAAAGAGGAAACTAAAAATGCGTCTTTCGATCTTGTCGGCCCTGGCTGCGGCCGCTCTCCTGGCAGCCTGTTCGTCGGACGTTCCGGTGAACGACGCTGGCGGCGCCGGTTCGGGTAACACGGCCTCGACGGCTGACAGCTCCGGCGTTGCCGGTGCGGCAGTCCCGGGTTCGCCGGAGGACTTCAACCAGAATGTCGGTAACACCGTCTATTTCGACCTCGACAGCTACAGCCTGAGCTCGGACGCTCAGAGCCAGCTGCAGCGTCAGGCCGCTTGGCTGACCCAGTACCCGCAGCGTACGCTGACCGTCGAAGGTCATGCTGACGAGCGCGGCACGCGTGAGTACAACCTCGCCCTCGGCGAGCGTCGTGCGAACTCGGTCGCCAACTACCTGGTCGCCCTCGGCGTCGACAAGGCCCGCTTGAGCACCATCTCTTACGGCAAGGAGCGTCCGCTCTGCACCGAGAGCGATGAGTCCTGCTGGTCGCAGAACCGTCGTGGCGTCAGCGCCATCAACCAGTAATCTCGCTGGTTTCAGCAGATAACTGGCGTCATCAACGCCGGCCTGGAGAAATCCGGGCCGGCGTTTTTGTTTGCGCGCAGATTCCCCGTCTTCGCGCCATTTCCGCCGCAATCCCGCCCTCTTTGGCGTCGAGTTTGTCCGGGTTGGGAACTTTCAACCTCAAGAGGGGACAACTCGATGCAACTTACCAAAGACCGCAGCCGGCAACTGGCGGCGGTGATGTTTGCAGCACTCATGCTGCAGGCCTGCGATACGACGAACGACACGCAGACGGCTGCCAAGGTCGACAAGCCGGCCACGGGGATTGGCGATCCCAACAGCCCGATTGTCGATGGCCAACTGACAGCCGAGCAGGAATGGGAGACGAAGGTCGGCAACACGGTTGAGTTCGCAACGGATGCCTATGACCTCTCCCCGAAAGCGCAGACGACACTCCAGCGCCAGGCGCAATGGTTGCTGCAATACCCGGCCCGCACGGCCGTGGTCGAGGGCCATGCCGACGAGCGGGGCACTCGGGAATACAATCTCGCACTGGGCGAGCGGCGGGCGCAGTCAGCACAAGCCTATCTGATCGCCCTCGGCGTCGATGCCAGCCGCCTGCAGACCACGTCTTTCGGCAAGGAACAGCCGCTCTGTGCCGAGGCCAGCGATGATTGCTGGCAGCGGAACCGCCGCGCCGTGACAGCGTTGAATCCCTGATTTCAGGCGGCTTTGTGCCGGAAGTGGCCTGGGTGGGCGGTCAGCAAAACCTTGCCCAGGCTTGCTTTTCACCGAGTCCCTTTGGCATTGTCAGCTCGCAATTTTGTGACCGCGAGGGGTCCGGCTGCGCCATAATTCCGCCCGGTTCAGTAGTGACCCTGGCGGCTTGAAACGGCGAGGCCTGGGATCTTCCGGCAGACGAGCGATAAGGATGAGCCGCGTGACTTTTGCACATGGGATGAAGATGGCCGCCCAGGCCGGCGTTCTGGCGGGCCTGCTGATGCTGGCGCCCCTCGGCGGCGCCAAGGCGGACGAGATCGACGATCTTCGTGCCGAGGTGCAGCAGCTGAAGCAGCAGATGCTTTATCTTGAGAATCAGATGCCCAAGGGCGGCGGCGCGGTCGCCGGCGGCGGCACTGTCGCCGCGCAAAACGAGGTTCGCTTCCAGCAATATGACCAGCAGATGAGCCAGCTAACCGGCCAGATCGAGCAGCTGGAGCTGAAGCTCAATGACCTTGCCGACAAGTTCGACCGTATGCAGAAGGATACCGAGTTCCGCCTGGGTGAGCTCGAACGGGGCGGTGCCGGTGGCGCGGCTGCGACGGCCCCCGTCGCGGATGCAGGTGCCACCGCCGCAACCGGCACGGGCGCCGCGGCGACCGATCCGGGGGCACCGCCGCAACCGGCCCAGCCCGGTGTCATGGGCACGCTGTCCAACGACCAGATGCAGAACCTGCCCCAGGCGCCAGCGGGTGCCGCCGATCAGGCGGCCTCAGCCGCCGGCGGTTCGGTGGTGTTGCCCGGCGACACGCCGCAGGAACAGTATGATTATGCGACCGGTCTGGTGCAGCGCGGCGCCTATGCCGAGGCCGAACTGGCTTTGAAGGCCTTCGTCTCGGAGCACCCGAAGGATCCGCTGGCTGGCAATGCGCAATACTGGCTGGGCGAGACGTATTACGTCCGCAGCGATTTCAAGAATGCCTCGGTGGCCTTTGCGGAAGGGTATCAGAAATATCCCAAGAGCCAGAAGTCCTCGGACAACCTGCTGAAGCTCGGCATGTCGCTGGGCCAGATCGGGCGCAATAACGACGCCTGCACGGCCTTCCGCCAGCTCGACAAGCAGTTCCCGGATGCCTCGCAGGCGATCAAGGACCGGGCCGCGCGTGCCAAGCAGCGCTACAAGTGCAGCTGAAGGCCCAGCGCTTGGGGATAGCTCGCTAGCATCGCTGGGTGACGAGGCCTTTGCCGCCTTGATGGCGGCCTGTGGGCCGTTCGAGCCTTTCCCGCATGTGGCCGTCGCGGTGTCCGGCGGGGCCGACAGCTTGGCGCTGCTGTTGCTGATGCATCGCTGGACGCGCGCGTTGGGCGGCAAGGTCCGTGCACTGACAGTCGACCACGGGCTGCGGGCGGAATCCGCTGCTGAGGCGCAACAAGTTGCCCTCTGGGCAACCGCAGCCGGCATCGATCATCATATTCTGCGGTGGCTGGGAGAAAAGTCTGGCGCTGGTTTGCAGGCCGCGGCGCGCCAGGCCCGCTATGACCTGATGACGGCGTGGTGCCGGGACGCCGGCGTGCTGCATCTGGCGACGGCACACAGCCTCGATGATCAGCGCGAAACCGTCGCCATGCGTCAGGCCAGGGGCGGGCCATCACAAATGGGCCTCGCCGGCATGAGCCTGATTTCAACCCGCAGCGGCGTGCGATTGCTGCGGCCGCTATTGCCCGTTCCGGGGGCTTTGCTGCGGCATCATCTGACAGTGCTGGGCCAAGCGTGGATCGAGGACCCCAGCAACCGGCTGACACGCTTCGAGCGCATTCGCTGGCGCGAGGGCCGTGAAGGTGCTTTGCCGCAAACGGCAGACATCCGGCATTGGGGCGAACAGCGCGTGGCCGACGAACGGGCGATCGCCGACCTCTTTATTCGCTCGGTCGATATTCATGCGGCGGGCCATGTTTGTGTCGACCTCGATCCGTGGAAGGCCGTCCCTGACCGATGGCGCATTCCCGCCCTGGGGCAGTTGATTCGCCTGGTTGCCGGGGCGGATTACCAGCCCGCCCATGGCGCCCTTGCGCGGGTGGCCGCCGGCTGGCTTGAGGCCCCGCGCGTCACCAGCCTGGGCGGCGCCCTGATCGGCCATTGGCGCGGGCGCGGCCTGATCTGCCGCGAGGCGGCCGGCGTAAGAGAGAAACTGACGACAAGCGGCTTGTGGGATGGGCGATTTGCCGTCGATCTGGCGCCAAACATGACGGTCGGCGCCTTGGGTGAACCGGGCGTGGCAGAAATTGGGCAAAGCGGTCATTCCCAGCACTGGAATAGGGATATTCCGCCATTGGCCAGGGCCGCGCTGCCAGCGGTGCGGGATGCGACAGGTCGTCTCATGCTGGTGCCGTATCTGGGTTTCGACCCATATGGGCGAGGAAGCGACACCCATTTCCGCTTTTTGCCCCATAATTCAGCAACATCAAGCGGCTTTACAGTTGCGTATGGGTGGCAGCACACTATTTAACTAGAACACAAGTGTCGGGTTACCAGCCGCGGGCAGCGTCCTGATCTCAGGCAGCCACTCCGGTCCCCAAGCCGACCTTAAGACCTTATGAGGGATGAAGATTGTGAATTGGGGTAAGAACCTGATGATCTGGGTGGCGATCGGCCTGCTGCTGGTCGTCCTGTTCCATATGTTCGGCGACGCGACATCGCGGACCGCCCAGACCCAGATGGCCTATTCCTCGTTCCTCGCCAAAGTGAACGACGGCTCGGTCAGCGATGTGACCATTCGCGGCCCGGAGATCTCCGGCCACACCACCGATGGCCAGGCCTTCTCAACCTATGCACCGGACGATCCCAAGCTGGTCGAGAACCTCAGCGCCAAGGGCGTTGAGATCAAGGCAGCGCCCCAGGATGACGGCATGAGCCCGCTGATGGCGCTCCTGATCAACTGGGCGCCGCTGATCATCATCGTCGGCATCTGGATCTTCTTCATGCGTCAGATGCAGGGGCAGGGCGGCAAGGCCATGGGTTTTGGCAAGTCGCGTGCCAAGCTCCTGACCGAGCGTACCGGCCGCGTCACCTTCGACGATGTCGCTGGCATCGAGGAAGCCAAGGGCGAGCTGGAAGAAATCGTCGAGTTCCTGAAGGACCCGCAGAAAT
This window contains:
- the tolB gene encoding Tol-Pal system beta propeller repeat protein TolB, giving the protein MMQSLKYFVRAAAVSLALVAVPLAASAEPTIIIKPGAKPEPMPIAIPDFFGGTANDGQMARDLAAVISADLERSGLFAPIDKKAFIQDSASLQQGTPRFQDWKLINAQALISGNVTSQANGQVSVQFRLWDVYGEQQMTGFQYNAANNNWRRVAHKIADEVYKRVTGEEGYFDTRIVYISETGPKQKRIKRLAIMDQDGENHKNLTDGGTLVLTPRFSPAAQDITYMSYYGNKPRVYLFNIDSGQQEVLGDFPGMTFAPRFSPDGSKVIMSMAQNGNTDVYVMDIRTRRQQRLTNTPGIDTGASYAPDGKQITFESDRGGSQQIYVMGADGGGARRISKGPGRYGTPVWSPRGDLIAFTRQYQGSFYIGVMRPDGSGERMLSQGWLIEGPTWAPNGRVLAYFKQEPSGKTQLHSIDLTGFNERVMKTPLDGSDPAWSPLLQD
- the tolB gene encoding Tol-Pal system beta propeller repeat protein TolB, producing the protein MFAKADGLETQSIAIPDFHGESSREQSLAEDVTNIIRNDLAGSGIFTQPDRSVFPQDPEELQEMPRLANWRKIGAKTLVTGNVDALGDGVVVLQFRLWGLDPEVQIAGFEYRAYATNMRRVAHKIADEIYERLTGESGYFDTRIAYVAESGPKSKRIKKIAIMDQDGANAVDLTDGSDLVLTPRFSPSGQDLLYMSYYGDKPRVYLFNIATGEQEWLREFRSMTFAPRFSPDGDRIILSMAESGNSDIYVIDIRTHRVKRLTETAGIDTAPSYSPDGSQIAFESDRDGSQQIYAMWSDGSEPVRISKGPGRYGTPVWSPNGDLIAFTRQYQGSFYIGVMRPDGSGERMLSQGWLIEGPSWAPNGRVLVYFKQEPSGKTELHSIDLTGNNERVMKTPLDGSDPAWSPLLGNQ
- the pal gene encoding peptidoglycan-associated lipoprotein Pal translates to MRLSILSALAAAALLAACSSDVPVNDAGGAGSGNTASTADSSGVAGAAVPGSPEDFNQNVGNTVYFDLDSYSLSSDAQSQLQRQAAWLTQYPQRTLTVEGHADERGTREYNLALGERRANSVANYLVALGVDKARLSTISYGKERPLCTESDESCWSQNRRGVSAINQ
- the pal gene encoding peptidoglycan-associated lipoprotein Pal — its product is MQLTKDRSRQLAAVMFAALMLQACDTTNDTQTAAKVDKPATGIGDPNSPIVDGQLTAEQEWETKVGNTVEFATDAYDLSPKAQTTLQRQAQWLLQYPARTAVVEGHADERGTREYNLALGERRAQSAQAYLIALGVDASRLQTTSFGKEQPLCAEASDDCWQRNRRAVTALNP
- the ybgF gene encoding tol-pal system protein YbgF; protein product: MTFAHGMKMAAQAGVLAGLLMLAPLGGAKADEIDDLRAEVQQLKQQMLYLENQMPKGGGAVAGGGTVAAQNEVRFQQYDQQMSQLTGQIEQLELKLNDLADKFDRMQKDTEFRLGELERGGAGGAAATAPVADAGATAATGTGAAATDPGAPPQPAQPGVMGTLSNDQMQNLPQAPAGAADQAASAAGGSVVLPGDTPQEQYDYATGLVQRGAYAEAELALKAFVSEHPKDPLAGNAQYWLGETYYVRSDFKNASVAFAEGYQKYPKSQKSSDNLLKLGMSLGQIGRNNDACTAFRQLDKQFPDASQAIKDRAARAKQRYKCS
- the tilS gene encoding tRNA lysidine(34) synthetase TilS encodes the protein MAACGPFEPFPHVAVAVSGGADSLALLLLMHRWTRALGGKVRALTVDHGLRAESAAEAQQVALWATAAGIDHHILRWLGEKSGAGLQAAARQARYDLMTAWCRDAGVLHLATAHSLDDQRETVAMRQARGGPSQMGLAGMSLISTRSGVRLLRPLLPVPGALLRHHLTVLGQAWIEDPSNRLTRFERIRWREGREGALPQTADIRHWGEQRVADERAIADLFIRSVDIHAAGHVCVDLDPWKAVPDRWRIPALGQLIRLVAGADYQPAHGALARVAAGWLEAPRVTSLGGALIGHWRGRGLICREAAGVREKLTTSGLWDGRFAVDLAPNMTVGALGEPGVAEIGQSGHSQHWNRDIPPLARAALPAVRDATGRLMLVPYLGFDPYGRGSDTHFRFLPHNSATSSGFTVAYGWQHTI